The following proteins are co-located in the Salinirubrum litoreum genome:
- a CDS encoding archaea-specific SMC-related protein gives MSTPDHVNDSVEFAVENIGGIDETELTLQPGVTVLSGENATNRTSFLQSVMAAMGSQNATLKGDAEEGSVRLHTDGETYERTLSRTGGDVRFSGESYLEDPDVADLFAFLLEYNEARRSVARGDDLRDVIMRPVDTDAIEAEINRLEAEKAEITDELERIESRKRDLPDLERRRNSLREKIEAERAALAEKEAEIDESGHDVRESRREQEKLESHLDDLRETRSDLESLRRQIDAREKSLRSLKQERSDLTEELEDLPETEPGAVEHLEDEIARLRTRRQTLNNDISDLQRLVQYNEERLESGDYNVLDETDAEGPDADGSVTDQLLDDEQSVVCWTCGSTVERDQITDTVDRLTSLREEKLAELSEVKTDLESLKSDKREAEDRRRRRREIENRLDEVAEELDQRTEQLEHLRERRAERTQDVERLESAVEELESDDFEEILDLHREANQLEFEVDRLESTLDDVTDEISEIEASIERAEELRADREAVVETLEDKRTKVAQIENEAVEAFNEHMAAVLDILGYDNLDRVWIERVEQQVREGRRTVEKAGFELHIVRSTENGAAYRDTVDHLSESEREVVGLVFALAGYLVHDLHETVPFMLLDSLEAIDSDRIAALVDYFADTTEFLVIALLDEDAQALDEEYDHVTAI, from the coding sequence ATGTCGACGCCAGACCACGTGAACGACTCCGTAGAGTTCGCCGTCGAGAACATCGGGGGCATCGACGAGACCGAACTCACACTGCAACCGGGGGTCACGGTTCTCTCGGGCGAGAACGCGACGAACAGGACGTCGTTCCTCCAGTCGGTCATGGCCGCGATGGGAAGCCAGAACGCGACGCTGAAAGGCGACGCCGAGGAGGGATCCGTTCGGTTGCACACGGACGGTGAGACGTACGAGCGAACCCTCTCCCGTACCGGTGGGGACGTCCGGTTCTCCGGTGAGAGCTATCTGGAAGACCCCGACGTGGCTGATCTCTTCGCGTTCTTGCTCGAGTACAACGAGGCCAGGCGGTCGGTGGCCCGGGGCGACGACCTCCGTGACGTCATCATGCGGCCCGTCGACACAGACGCCATCGAGGCGGAGATCAACCGCCTCGAAGCCGAGAAGGCGGAGATCACCGACGAACTGGAACGGATCGAGTCCCGGAAGCGGGACCTCCCGGACCTCGAGCGACGACGGAACTCGCTCCGCGAGAAGATCGAAGCCGAGCGAGCGGCCCTCGCCGAGAAGGAAGCCGAGATCGACGAGAGTGGTCACGACGTTCGAGAGAGTCGTCGTGAACAGGAGAAACTCGAGTCGCACCTCGACGACTTACGGGAGACGCGCTCGGATCTCGAGTCGCTTCGACGTCAGATCGACGCCCGCGAGAAGAGTCTACGCTCGTTGAAACAGGAACGAAGCGACCTCACGGAGGAACTCGAAGACCTTCCCGAGACGGAGCCGGGAGCAGTAGAGCACCTCGAAGACGAGATCGCGCGCCTGCGAACCCGCAGACAGACTCTGAACAACGACATCTCCGACCTGCAGCGCCTCGTGCAGTACAACGAGGAACGGTTGGAGTCCGGCGACTACAACGTGTTGGACGAGACGGACGCGGAGGGGCCCGATGCCGACGGATCGGTCACCGACCAGTTGCTCGACGACGAGCAGTCCGTCGTCTGCTGGACCTGTGGCTCGACGGTCGAGCGCGACCAGATCACCGATACCGTCGACCGACTCACGTCGCTCCGCGAAGAGAAACTGGCCGAACTCTCGGAGGTGAAAACAGACCTTGAGTCACTCAAGAGCGACAAGCGGGAGGCGGAGGACCGACGGCGACGGCGACGAGAGATCGAGAACAGACTCGACGAGGTGGCCGAGGAACTCGACCAGCGGACGGAGCAACTCGAGCATCTCAGAGAGCGTCGTGCGGAGCGCACCCAGGACGTCGAGCGCCTCGAATCTGCCGTCGAGGAACTCGAGTCGGACGACTTCGAGGAGATTCTCGACCTCCACCGCGAGGCCAACCAACTCGAGTTCGAGGTCGACCGACTCGAGTCGACCCTCGACGACGTGACCGACGAGATCAGCGAGATAGAGGCCTCGATCGAACGCGCCGAGGAACTCCGGGCAGACCGGGAGGCGGTTGTCGAGACGCTCGAGGACAAGCGGACCAAGGTCGCCCAGATAGAGAACGAGGCCGTCGAGGCCTTCAACGAGCACATGGCGGCCGTTCTGGACATCCTTGGCTACGACAACCTCGATCGCGTGTGGATCGAGCGCGTCGAGCAGCAGGTTCGTGAGGGCCGTCGGACGGTCGAGAAGGCGGGCTTCGAACTCCACATCGTCCGATCCACGGAGAACGGCGCAGCCTACCGGGACACCGTCGATCACCTCTCGGAGAGCGAACGGGAGGTGGTCGGCCTCGTCTTCGCGCTGGCGGGCTATCTCGTCCACGACCTCCACGAGACGGTCCCGTTCATGCTCCTCGACTCCCTGGAGGCCATCGACTCCGACCGCATCGCGGCACTGGTCGACTACTTCGCCGACACCACAGAGTTCCTCGTCATCGCGCTGCTGGACGAAGACGCACAGGCGCTCGACGAGGAGTACGACCACGTGACGGCCATCTGA
- the rdfA gene encoding rod-determining factor RdfA produces MTTPTDDRPRSKVARLIEEYGLDGLGAELEARWTDDGDDRLSLRDLADYFNRRLLDAALRDTGRATLDTDVASAYRTLTDDDVGRGVRTDTRTALAEEGVDVDALERDFVTYQAIRTYLTEWRDAAYEHPSDETKRANDRESIQRLLTRTLSVTEDRLAKLRDTDRIAAEEFEVFVDAQVLCQQCGTQYAVAEFIDNRGCDCLQTEHPSD; encoded by the coding sequence ATGACCACGCCGACAGACGACCGACCTCGGAGCAAGGTGGCCAGACTCATCGAGGAGTACGGTCTCGACGGACTCGGAGCGGAACTGGAGGCACGGTGGACGGACGACGGCGACGACCGCCTGAGTCTCCGGGACCTCGCAGACTACTTCAACCGGCGACTCCTCGATGCCGCGCTCCGTGACACGGGACGGGCCACCCTCGACACCGACGTAGCCTCCGCGTATCGGACGCTCACCGACGACGACGTCGGCCGGGGGGTCCGGACGGACACGCGGACCGCACTCGCCGAGGAGGGAGTCGACGTCGACGCCCTCGAACGGGACTTCGTCACCTATCAGGCGATTCGAACCTACCTGACGGAGTGGCGCGACGCGGCGTACGAACACCCCTCCGACGAGACGAAGCGAGCCAACGACCGGGAGAGCATCCAGCGCCTGCTCACGCGCACGCTGTCGGTGACGGAAGACCGTCTGGCGAAGTTGCGTGACACCGATCGAATCGCCGCCGAGGAGTTCGAGGTGTTCGTCGACGCGCAGGTACTCTGTCAGCAGTGTGGGACCCAGTACGCCGTCGCCGAGTTCATCGACAACCGTGGGTGTGACTGCCTGCAGACCGAGCACCC